The sequence AGCCGGCCGTGCTGTTGCGCGCCTGCTGTCGAGGGCGATGAGGACGCCCGAAGCCGCAACGACGAGCATGCCCAGCCCGGCGCCCGCGCCGGGGCGATCGCCGAAGATGATCCAGCCGAGCAGGCCGGCCCAGATCAGCTGGGTGTAGGACAGCGGCGACAGCAGCGAGGCCGGGGCTTCACGGAATGCGCGCGTCAGGAGGTAATGACTCCCTCCGCCCAGTACGCCCAGCGCCAGCATCAAGCCGTACTCGTACGGAGCCGCCGCGCGGCCGAACGCATTTGCCGGCAGGCCGAAGGACAGGCAGAACACGCCGGTCAGCGCGGTGTAGTAGAGCAGGGTGGCTGGCGTCTCGGTGCTCGAAAGCTGGCGCGTCATCAGCTGATAGACCGCGTAGACCACGGATGCTGCCAGCGCCGCCGCCACGCCCCAGGGGTCCAGCCCACCGCCCGGCCGCGTAATCAGGAGGACCCCGGCGAAACCCACCAGCACCGCGGCCCAGCGCAGGGCACCGATCCGTTCCTGCAGCAGCGGACGTGACGCGAGCACCACCAGCAGCGGCGAGGCGAACATGATGGTGGTGGCCTCGGCGAGCGGCAGGCGCTGGAAGGCCGTCATCATCAGTACGGTGACCGACACCAGGCACAGACCCCGCAGGACCTGCGCGACTGGACGCCGCGTGCGCAGCAGATCGCGACCGCGGTGCGGCAGCAGCAGGGCGCTCATCAGGCTGAAATGCACCGTGTAGCGGACCCAGGCCAGCAGCGCGATCGGCCAATGCGCCGTGAGGTACTTGGCGCACGCATCCTGGCAGGCGAACAGAACGACAGCACAAAGAAACAACAGCACGCCGTGCAGGGCGCGGGGGGAATGACTGCTCATGCGAAGAGGTAGGGAGCTGGAATCGAGAAGCTACGTCGGGGAGGCTGCGCCGGCGGGCACCGGAGGGATAATCGCGACACGGGCTTTCAGCCTTTGCAGCCACAGGAGATGCCGTGCCCAAGCAGCGACTTTACTCCAGCACGCAGATCCGTTCCCTTGAAAAGCGCTTTGCCAACGTCGACCCGCCGATGATGGAGCGGGCCGGGCGCGCCGCAGCGAACAAGGCAGCGAGTTTTCTGGCCGACAGTACGGAGCCGGTGCTGGTACTCGCAGGCCCCGGCAACAATGGCGGCGACGGGCTGGTGCTGGCGCGTTGCCTGCGTGAAGCGGGGCGCGAGGTGTGCGTGGTGTGCGTGGCCGATCCGGCGCGGCTCCCGCCCGATGCGGCCGCAGCGCACGAGGCCTGGCGTCGCGCCGGCGGCGAGATCCTGGCGGCGATCCCGGAAGCAAAGTGGGCCCTGGTGGTCGATGCGATCTTCGGGATAGGCGTGTCCCGCGCGCCGACGGGGATCTACGCGGACTGGATCGCCTGGTGTGCGAACCAGCCTGCCCCGGTGCTCGCGCTGGATGTGCCCAGCGGACTCGATGCTGACACCGGGCGCGTCCTCGGGGCGGCGGTGCGGGCGCAGCACACGCTCGGCTTCATCGCCCACAAGCCGGGACTATTTACCCTGGAGGGCCCCGAGCATGCGGGCGAAATCTCGCTCGCGGACCTCGACCTGCCGATTCCGCAGGAAGAGGATGCGGCCGTGGGGGAGCTCCTTGCGGTCGAGTCCCTGGCCTCCGTACTCAGGCCCAGGCCGCGCAACAGCCACAAGGGAAGCTGGGGCGAAGTCGGCATTCTCGGTGGCAGTGCGGGCATGTTGGGCGCGGTCCTGCTCGCAGCGCGCGCGGCGCTGATGCTGGGCGCCGGCAAGGTGTTCGCCGCCTGCCTGGACCCCCACGCGCCGGGCCATGACCTGGTGCATCCGGAAATCATGTTCCGTCCCACGCAAGAGCTTGCCGCGTTGGCAAGCGTGATCGCGATCGGCCCCGGCCTGGGCCAGGGCGAGGCCGCGCGCGCCTTGCTGGCCGCCGTGGGGGATTTCGACGGCGCCCTGGTCTGTGATGCCGATGCGCTCAATCTGCTGGCGCAGGACGCCGAGCTGGCCGAGCGCCTCGCCCGGCGCGCCGGAGACACCGTGCTCACGCCACATCCCGCCGAGGCGGGCCGCATGTTGGCCTGTCCGACGCGCGACGTGCAGGCTGACCGCGTCGGCGCCTGCCGCGAACTCGCCCGCCGCTTCGGCGCCCATGTGGTGCTCAAGGGTGCGGGCAGCGTGATCGCCGACCCGGACGGCGCCTGGGCGATCAACCCCAGCGGCAACGCAGGGCTCGCTTCCGCCGGCACGGGGGATGTGCTGACAGGGATGGTGGCGAGCCTCCTCGCGCAGGGCTGGCCAGCCGACCTGGCTTTGCGCGGAGCCGTTCACCTTCACGGCGCGGCGGCCGATGCGCTGGTGGCCTCAGGCGAGGGTCCGATCGGCCTGACCGCGAGTGAGATCGCGCCGATGGCACGTCGGCTGATCAATCGCTGGGTGGACGCGGCGGGGCACTGACGATCCAGCCTTCGAGCGGATCGATGTCCGCAGGCAGACCGAAACCCTGTTCGCGGCGCTGCCAGGCCCAGGCGGCCTGCAAGGCCGCCAGCGTGGCGTCGAGCAGATCGCCGCTAACGTCTTCGATCAGCCGCGCGATGTCTGCTGCGGTTGCGTCCAGGGAGGGGCCCAGCGGGTTGCTCCCCTCTTGCAGCAAGGCCAGGATCTCGACCCGCGCGGCACGCCGCTCGGGCGTCTGCTTGCGGCGTTCATCGCTCTTGTAGGAGCGCGGACAGAGCGTGCGCGCGAGGAACCCGGGATAGGCCTCGAGCGCGATCCGTTGCGGGTCGCCCGCCAGCAGGCCGGGCAGGTGCACGCCAGCGTCCAGAAGCCGCGGTGCGCCGGCGAGAAACATCAGGCCGACCGGCGGATTCACCAGCTTCATCGAACTGTGGGAACGCGCCGCATGATCGGTCGCGCGGTGCGGGTAGCGCGAGCCGGTGGGGCGCGCGATGCGGTCGGCGTCGAGCGCGGCGCGGAAGTCCGCTCGCGCCATCGTCGCGCAATGCCTCACCATCGCGGTCCAGTCGGTGGGCCAGCCAAGGGATTCGACACCTGCGCGGGGCAGGCCGAAGGGGAAGTCGAAGCCGGCGATCCAGGGGCCCGGGCGGCGCAGGAAGGCCTCGAAGGACGGGAAGTCCGCCAGCGCCTCCAGGACCTCAAGACGGAAGCGCGTGCCTTCCACCCTGCCCGTGGCGAGCGTGATCGGTTTGCGCGCCGGGGGCGCCGAGGTGAAATCGACGCCGTGGATCAGGGGCCCGGGCAAGATCGCCGCACGCCCGCGCTCAGGGGCTGCCGAGGGGGGCGTTGAAACCGATGCGACGCAGGCCTTCGGCCAGCAGTTGCGCCACCCTCTTGCCTTCCTTGCTGCGACGGAAAGCGACATGCAGGCTGCGCTGCTCGATCAGTCGCGGATTCATCACCAGTTGGCCACGCATCGAGACGAGTCGTGGATCGTTGCCCATCAGGCCGGCGAACTGGAGCGAGTCGATGATCGCGAGGTCGACCTTGCCGGCCGCCAGCTTGGCGAGGTTGCTGGTTTCGTCAGGGGCGAGCTCCACCCGCTGCAAGCCCTGGGCGATCCGCCGGCCGATGCCTCCGCCGACGACGTCGTCCTGCACCATGCCCAGCAGGTAGGGCTTGAGCTGATCGGGTGTCGCCCAGAAGATCGGGTTGTCGCTGCGCTGGGCGAAACCGAGCGGGCTCGCGCCCACTGGCTCGGAAAGGATCCAGCGCTTGTCCAGTTCATCGGAGAAATACTCCGGGTAGTAGCCCAGGTGGCTGCCGTTGGCCGCACCGGCCAACGCCACGGCGTGGCGGCCGGTATGGAACTCGACTTCCAGGGTCATGCCTACGGCCGCGAAGGCGCGGCGCAAGACATCGCTGGTGGAGCCTTGCTGCGACAGCTCTTCGCCCGCATACGGGGGCATGTAGTAGGACGTGAGCCGGACAACTTTGTCTTTTTCCTGGGCCGCCGCCGGGCTCAGTGCGAGACTGAGCGCCGCCAGCAGGCCTGCAAGCGCGCGATGCATCGAGCGGGTGTCTCCTCGTGCAATTCATGTAGCCGGCGTCTGCTGCGCCGGTCAGTCTGCAATTGTGGCCGAAAGCGGCGCGCGGGAAAACAGTGGCGAGCGTCGTGGTGCCCGGCTTTCTGCGCGGCGCGCGCCGAGGCAGGTAAACTGCGGGTCTTTCGGCCCGCTCACTCTGTAGCCTCACGCATGCGAATTCTCGGACTGGAAACCTCGGGCCAGGATGCCTCGGTCGCGCTCTACCTGGACGGCGAGGTGCACGAGACCTGGGTGCGCGGCAGCGCCGGTGCGCCGGCTTCCGATCAGCTTCTCGCCACGGTCACGTCCTTGCTGGAGGCGCATGCGGTCGCGCGTGCCTCGCTCGACGCAATCGCGTTTTCCTCGGGGCCAGGGGCTTTTACCGGCGTGCGGGTGGCCTGCTCGGTCGCCCAGGGCCTGGCGGTGGCGCTGGACAGGCCGGTCGTCCCGGTCGGGACGCTGGAAGCGCTGGCCGCAGAGGCCGGCCTCGGCGATATCGTCTGCGCGCAGGATGCGCGGATGGGCGAGCTCTACCTCGGCTGCTATCGAATCGAATCGGCGCAGGCGCTGCCGGTGCAGGTTGGCGAGCTGCTGTGCCTGCCGCCGTCGGCCGTGAGCGCCTGTGGCTTCGCACGCTGGCGGGGCGCAGGCAGCGGTTTCTCGGTCGGAGGCCAGGGGCTCGTTGCGGCGCTGGGCGGCGAAGCGATCGTGATCGACGCCCAGGCGAGTCCTCGTGCCGCCGCGGTGGCGCGTCTCGGTGCCCTGCGTTGCGCGGCCGGCGGCGCGATCGATCCGGCAGAGGTGGTGCCGGTGTATGTCCGCAACAAGGTTGCCAAGACCACGGCCGAACGCCTGGCCGAAGGCCTCAAGGCATGACGGCACCTGTCGACGGGTTGCGCTTCCGTCCCCTGGCGCGCGAGGACCTCGCCTGGGCGGCCAGCGTCGAGGCGCACCTGCAGGCCTTTCCCTGGACCGAGAAGAGTTTTGGCGAATCGCTGGACGCTGGCCACAGCGGCTGGGTGGTCTGCCTGGACGAGGAACCGGTGGCCTATCTCGTCATGATGGTGGTGATCGACGAGGCCCACCTGCTCAACATTGGCGTCACGCGCAACCGGCATCGGCAGGGCATTGGTCGTGCCCTGCTGCGTGAAGCGTACGGACTGGCTCGCCAGGCCGGGGCTTTGCAGATGTTCCTGGAGGTGCGGGTGAGCAACCAGTCGGCTGCAGCCTTCTACGAAGCCGAGGGCTTCGAGCAGGTCGGCCGGCGCCGCGGCTACTACCCCGCGGCGCACGGCAGGGAGGACGCGATCGTGATGCGGCGGGCCTTGTCATGAACAAAGAGATCTTCAAGCAACTCGGCCTGGGGCCGCGCTGGGTGTTGCGCGAGGCGCCGCAGGCAGACGCATCCGACGTGGCCGAAGCGGACGCGCTTGGCTCGCTCCGCGTCGAGGCCGCCGCCGAGAGTCCCACTGCCGAGAGTCCCGTGGCCGCCGCCCGAGCTGCGCTCGCGCCTGCAGCCGCGCCGTCACGGCGCCCGGCGGCGGGTCAGACAGCGCCGGGGAGTGCGCCGCCCTCGCGGCCTGTTTCCCGAACCGGTGCGGTACCTGCGCCTGCCGTGCCGACGGCGCGCGAGGCGGTCACCGACAGCGAGATCGCGGCCCTGGACTGGGAAGCCCTGGAGGCCCGGGTCAAGGATTGCCGCCAGTGCGGCCTGTGCGAGCGGCGCAAGCAGGCAGTCTTCGGGGTGGGTGACAAGGAGGCGGACTGGCTGTTGGTGGGCGAGGGGCCCGGCGCGGAAGAGGACGAGCGCGGCGAACCCTTCG is a genomic window of Niveibacterium sp. SC-1 containing:
- a CDS encoding DMT family transporter; this encodes MSSHSPRALHGVLLFLCAVVLFACQDACAKYLTAHWPIALLAWVRYTVHFSLMSALLLPHRGRDLLRTRRPVAQVLRGLCLVSVTVLMMTAFQRLPLAEATTIMFASPLLVVLASRPLLQERIGALRWAAVLVGFAGVLLITRPGGGLDPWGVAAALAASVVYAVYQLMTRQLSSTETPATLLYYTALTGVFCLSFGLPANAFGRAAAPYEYGLMLALGVLGGGSHYLLTRAFREAPASLLSPLSYTQLIWAGLLGWIIFGDRPGAGAGLGMLVVAASGVLIALDSRRATARPAS
- a CDS encoding NAD(P)H-hydrate dehydratase — encoded protein: MPKQRLYSSTQIRSLEKRFANVDPPMMERAGRAAANKAASFLADSTEPVLVLAGPGNNGGDGLVLARCLREAGREVCVVCVADPARLPPDAAAAHEAWRRAGGEILAAIPEAKWALVVDAIFGIGVSRAPTGIYADWIAWCANQPAPVLALDVPSGLDADTGRVLGAAVRAQHTLGFIAHKPGLFTLEGPEHAGEISLADLDLPIPQEEDAAVGELLAVESLASVLRPRPRNSHKGSWGEVGILGGSAGMLGAVLLAARAALMLGAGKVFAACLDPHAPGHDLVHPEIMFRPTQELAALASVIAIGPGLGQGEAARALLAAVGDFDGALVCDADALNLLAQDAELAERLARRAGDTVLTPHPAEAGRMLACPTRDVQADRVGACRELARRFGAHVVLKGAGSVIADPDGAWAINPSGNAGLASAGTGDVLTGMVASLLAQGWPADLALRGAVHLHGAAADALVASGEGPIGLTASEIAPMARRLINRWVDAAGH
- a CDS encoding DUF429 domain-containing protein, whose product is MPGPLIHGVDFTSAPPARKPITLATGRVEGTRFRLEVLEALADFPSFEAFLRRPGPWIAGFDFPFGLPRAGVESLGWPTDWTAMVRHCATMARADFRAALDADRIARPTGSRYPHRATDHAARSHSSMKLVNPPVGLMFLAGAPRLLDAGVHLPGLLAGDPQRIALEAYPGFLARTLCPRSYKSDERRKQTPERRAARVEILALLQEGSNPLGPSLDATAADIARLIEDVSGDLLDATLAALQAAWAWQRREQGFGLPADIDPLEGWIVSAPPRPPSD
- the tsaB gene encoding tRNA (adenosine(37)-N6)-threonylcarbamoyltransferase complex dimerization subunit type 1 TsaB, translating into MRILGLETSGQDASVALYLDGEVHETWVRGSAGAPASDQLLATVTSLLEAHAVARASLDAIAFSSGPGAFTGVRVACSVAQGLAVALDRPVVPVGTLEALAAEAGLGDIVCAQDARMGELYLGCYRIESAQALPVQVGELLCLPPSAVSACGFARWRGAGSGFSVGGQGLVAALGGEAIVIDAQASPRAAAVARLGALRCAAGGAIDPAEVVPVYVRNKVAKTTAERLAEGLKA
- the rimI gene encoding ribosomal protein S18-alanine N-acetyltransferase; the encoded protein is MTAPVDGLRFRPLAREDLAWAASVEAHLQAFPWTEKSFGESLDAGHSGWVVCLDEEPVAYLVMMVVIDEAHLLNIGVTRNRHRQGIGRALLREAYGLARQAGALQMFLEVRVSNQSAAAFYEAEGFEQVGRRRGYYPAAHGREDAIVMRRALS
- a CDS encoding uracil-DNA glycosylase, producing MNKEIFKQLGLGPRWVLREAPQADASDVAEADALGSLRVEAAAESPTAESPVAAARAALAPAAAPSRRPAAGQTAPGSAPPSRPVSRTGAVPAPAVPTAREAVTDSEIAALDWEALEARVKDCRQCGLCERRKQAVFGVGDKEADWLLVGEGPGAEEDERGEPFVGQAGKLLDAMLESLGLERGRGVYIANSVKCRPPNNRTPEPEEVAACFPYLERQIALIKPKLIVALGRPAAMALLGQEVRIGAARGQRFDYRGIPVVVTYHPAYLLRNLNDKAKSWEDLLFARRLARAATA